A window of the Plasmodium vivax chromosome 12, whole genome shotgun sequence genome harbors these coding sequences:
- a CDS encoding 60S ribosomal protein L18, putative (encoded by transcript PVX_082970A), producing the protein MAIALKNVGRIKKHGRKNLVSKNPYLRLLVKLYRFLARRTNANFNKIIAKRLIMPKRFRPPLSLSKLHRHMASYEDSVAVVVGSITDDKRLYDCKKLKVCALRFTETARKRILDAGGECLTFDQLALKYPTGQKCILLRGPTKARTAEKHFGKAPGRPKSKARPYVRSKGRKFEKARGRRKSRAYKK; encoded by the exons ATG gCTATCgcacttaaaaatgttggtagaataaaaaaacatggaaggaaaaacctGGTGTCGAAAAACCCGTACCTGAGGTTGCTCGTGAAGCTATACCGTTTTCTTGCCAGAAGAACGAACgccaattttaacaaaataattgcCAAAAGACTTATCATGCCAAAGCGCTTCAGACCCCCCTTGTCGCTCTCCAAGTTGCATCGCCACATGGCCAGCTACGAGGACAGCGTAGCAGTCGTCGTTGGATCAATAACGG ATGATAAGAGGCTGTACGATTGCAAAAAGTTAAAAGTGTGCGCTCTCAGGTTTACCGAAACGGCTAGAAAACGAATTTTGGATGCCGGGGGAGAATGCCTAACGTTCGATCAGCTAGCTTTGAAATACCCCACGGGACAGAAGTGTATACTTTTAAGAGGTCCCACCAAGGCCAGAACGGCTGAGAAGCATTTCGGTAAAGCCCCAGGCAGACCTAAATCGAAGGCCAGACCATACGTCCGCTCcaagggaagaaaatttgaaaaggcacgaggaagaagaaagtcTAGAGCGTACAAGAAATGA
- a CDS encoding hypothetical protein, conserved (encoded by transcript PVX_082975A), giving the protein MNKSISSKGSSSTAKAVKKKLSRDTIDTEGGITLEKQETVVSSTDGNILERDTSRDAGYGNSVKFLLEDGQTYGTTSSLDNATGSKNYAYSCDNSFANVSSGDNFSYAAGRSANGQHSPFHAKLYSQSNCGGGRGSYGGGGSGSYGGSRSYGGSGNFGGSGNYGGSGNSRIAYNAGNSTVNLENYDYLDVDTAQHNHQNENNFPPQDSYSGTNRQLYSASSTLSPIDLRHANRSQNISYPDQYTYSSYSSRSPHLCGRSSYFPLEGKRGAHSLCSSPTYSGYENEYYAYPHGAHFRELPPHLYYLAKEQEEESCCLKRGINCSPHSCKNLHMDNPYEYIIQAPKMPITIKAPSRKRFDVFKKLTLTVGTYLDDVVNVVIGMVESSYKCIARNNKTNLYDLHPFYNPDPFYSRNERPTLKTGSTLLDKINSALDGTTLEKHTTLPRDFGRVAIPKTQKTGSKFVDGMNSMLDNLLNEPLSYQKYDYFSDRCENGQGGRSTGGGAAKGG; this is encoded by the coding sequence atgaataaatcaATCAGCTCGAAGGGCAGTTCTTCCACTGCTAAGGcggttaagaaaaaattgtccAGAGATACAATCGACACGGAAGGGGGAATTACCCTTGAGAAGCAGGAAACCGTTGTCAGTAGTACAGATGGCAACATTCTGGAGAGGGACACATCCCGTGATGCTGGCTACGGCAATTCAGTTAAGTTCCTTTTGGAAGATGGGCAAACCTACGGGACCACCTCAAGCCTAGATAACGCAACGGGATCGAAGAATTACGCGTACTCTTGCGACAACTCTTTTGCGAATGTTTCATCTGGGGATAACTTTTCCTACGCTGCTGGTAGAAGCGCGAATGGTCAGCACAGCCCCTTTCATGCAAAGTTGTACAGCCAGAGTAATTGCGGTGGTGGAAGGGGGAGCTATGGTGGAGGCGGAAGCGGGAGCTATGGCGGAAGTCGAAGCTATGGTGGAAGCGGCAACTTTGGTGGCAGCGGCAACTATGGCGGCAGCGGCAACAGTAGGATCGCCTACAATGCAGGGAACAGCACCgtaaatttggaaaattacGACTACCTAGATGTGGATACGGCCCAGCACAACCATCAGAATGAGAACAATTTCCCACCGCAGGATAGCTACTCTGGGACGAACAGGCAGTTATACTCTGCATCTAGCACCTTATCTCCTATAGACTTAAGACATGCTAACAGGAgtcaaaatatttcataCCCAGATCAGTACACCTATAGCAGCTATTCGAGCAGAAGTCCTCATCTGTGTGGAAGATCATCTTATTTCCCCTTGGAGGGCAAGAGAGGAGCCCATTCTTTGTGCAGTTCCCCAACATATTCAGGCTACGAAAATGAGTATTATGCCTACCCCCATGGAGCTCATTTTAGAGAACTCCCCCCCCATCTGTACTACTTGGCGAAGGAGCAAGAAGAAGAGAGCTGTTGTTTAAAAAGAGGAATCAACTGTTCACCACATAGCTGCAAAAACTTACATATGGATAACCCATATGAGTACATAATTCAGGCGCCAAAAATGCCAATCACCATTAAAGCGCCAAGTAGAAAAAGATTCGATGTGTTTAAAAAGCTAACCCTAACTGTGGGGACCTACTTGGACGACGTCGTAAATGTAGTGATAGGCATGGTGGAGTCCTCCTACAAATGCATAGCGAGGAACAATAAGACCAACCTGTATGATTTGCACCCATTTTATAACCCAGATCCCTTTTACTCGAGAAATGAAAGGCCAACCTTAAAAACGGGAAGCACTCTACTGGACAAAATCAATTCTGCGTTGGACGGTACGACGCTTGAAAAGCACACAACCCTGCCGAGGGACTTTGGGAGAGTTGCCATTCCGAAGACGCAGAAGACTGGCAGCAAGTTCGTCGACGGGATGAATAGCATGCTGGACAATTTGCTGAACGAGCCTCTGTCTTACCAGAAGTATGACTACTTCAGCGATCGGTGTGAGAACGGCCAGGGGGGGCGCAGCActggagggggagcggcgaaaGGGGGGTAG
- a CDS encoding hypothetical protein, conserved (encoded by transcript PVX_082985A), producing MDMCSLHCSKLNDRAANELSCFNKARQEDKNEANIRYNKECNYKLFFFIVQLQQKLKEVEKENEKLKALLKKYNKETIDQDNEVIKRALLLVSCLIFIVIFFLF from the exons ATGGACATGTGTTCGCTGCACTGCTCCAAGCTGAATGACCGGGCTGCCAACGAGTTGAGCTGCTTCAACAAGGCGAg AcaggaagataaaaatgaagcaaacaTAAGATACAACAAGGAGTGCAACTACAagctctttttcttcatcgtCCAGTTGCAGCAGAAGTTGAAGGAggtggaaaaggaaaacgaaa AACTGAAGGCCTTGCTGAAAAAGTACAACAAAGAGACCATCGACCAGGACAACGAAGTGATCAAACGGGCCCTGCTGCTCGTAAGCTGCctcatttttattgttattttttttctattctAG
- a CDS encoding mannosyltransferase-III, putative (encoded by transcript PVX_082980A) gives MTYGDILKYGEAVVKKCTDSKRCLLYLILFRLLNSLAVQTSFFQDEYAQSIEISHYWVFGYGHKPWEWEPCISLRSVVHPLTYAILFYILKITKLDTPLAVLYAPRIFQALCAALGDYGVVKLVTLWYEQLYEGGRGVSGVSGGVSTGWSSGRSNRCTSGGHLPPVHAVLTCYFLCWFHFYTICRTSSQSFECILNIWGVYFISRNYLPVVPSTRGMTLSCSNEHAKEKQSNQSRGGTAVMRRGVLHSDQRLVQEGHPPSSILASDDKRKISSTGEAENGGTTHRAGGEEADNQGDVSTIGHSSFPHEGIPHKGATSVDNLKKAQIRNLLLSLLCSSFCVLIRPNAAPFWLCVYFLYLLKSAKGQKGTLRMGEVLTIGLSYTVVFFLLGMIADSYYYNKITITVVNFFLYNFLSFLLHIVCAFFFSRIHNSSPEKVATYFRNLKTESDKEVTILMTDCYDTPLYSHIHRQFKIGFLDCSPHIRKPNGHILHNWRKKIYDDHFGKVFYQLFDESKRTPDSVEPYIIPGQNFQWFGRKNFNKRRKHFQWGYEKINFSCLDYRFSTPLNGELPLYLVTTSERLPQLARFLSQFNYRLDADPIFSHFALVEGGRRLGVVSHLIFKRGPA, from the exons ATGACATATGGGGACATTCTTAAATATGGAGAGGCAGTAGTAAAGAAGTGTACAGACTCAAAGAGGTGCCTGTTGTATCTAATCCTTTTTAGATTGCTTAACAGTTTAGCGGTTCAGACGTCCTTCTTTCAAGATGAGTACGCTCAGTCGATCGAAATTTCGCATTATTGGGTTTTCGGGTATGGCCATAAACCCTGGGAGTGGGAACCCTGCATATCTCTGCGATCTGTGGTGCACCCCTTGACGtatgccattttgttttacattttgaaaatcaCCAAGTTGGATACCCCCCTTGCGGTTCTCTACGCCCCAAGGATTTTTCAGGCGCTGTGTGCGGCGCTCGGCGACTATGGGGTGGTCAAGTTGGTTACGCTTTGGTATGAGCAGCTGTacgaaggggggagaggtgtGAGCGGTGTGAGCGGCGGAGTGAGCACCGGTTGGAGCAGCGGCCGGAGCAACCGCTGTACCAGCGGGGggcacctcccccccgtgcaCGCAGTCCTCACCTGCTACTTCCTCTGCTGGTTCCACTTCTACACCATCTGCAGAACCTCCTCTCAGTCATTCGAGTGCATATTGAACATATGGGGGGTTTACTTCATCTCGAGGAACTACCTCCCCGTTGTTCCCTCCACGCGCGGAATGACACTCTCCTGCTCGAATGAACAcgcgaaggagaagcagagcAACCAATCGAGAGGAGGCACAGCTGTTATGCGGCGGGGCGTCCTCCACAGCGATCAAAGATTAGTGCAAGAGGGCCACCCTCCCAGCAGTATCCTCGCTAGTGatgataaaaggaaaatttcttCCACAGGGGAAGCAGAAAATGGAGGGACTACACACcgtgcagggggggaagaggcggaCAATCAGGGTGATGTCTCCACAATTGGGCACTCCTCCTTCCCCCATGAGGGTATCCCCCACAAGGGCGCCACATCAGTGGACAATCTCAAAAAGGCGCAGATACGAAATCTTTTGCTGAGCCTGCTGTGCAGCTCCTTCTGTGTGCTAATCAGACCGAACGCCGCCCCATTTTGGCTTTGCGTATATTTCCTCTACTTGTTGAAGAGCGCGAAGGGGCAAAAGGGAACTCTACGGATGGGGGAAGTGCTCACAATTGGCCTCTCATACACggtggttttttttctcctggGAATGATAGCAGATTCGTATTACTATAACAAGATAACGATCACcgttgtgaatttttttctttacaattttttaa GCTTCCTACTTCATATAGTGTgcgccttcttcttcagtaGAATACATAACAGTTCCCCAGAAAAAGTCGCCACCTACTTTCGAAACCTCAAAACGGAGAGTGATAAGGAGGTGACCATTTTGATGACGGACTGCTATGACACCCCGTTGTACTCTCACATTCACAGGCAATTTAAAATAGGCTTCCTAGATTGTTCGCCGCATATAAGGAAACCAAATGGGCACATTTTGCACAactggaggaagaagataTATGACGATCACTTTGGAAAAGTTTTTTACCAACTATTTGATGAGAGCAAACGGACTCCCGACTCGGTCGAGCCGTATATAATCCCAGGGCAGAACTTCCAATGGTTTGGCcgcaaaaattttaacaaacgAAGGAAGCACTTCCAGTGGGGTTACGAGAAAATTAACTTTTCCTGTTTGGACTACCgtttttccacccccctaAATGGAGAGCTGCCCCTTTACTTGGTCACCACTTCGGAGCGGCTGCCCCAGTTGGCACGCTTCCTCTCCCAGTTTAACTATCGCCTTGACGCGGACCCCATTTTCTCCCACTTTGCGCTGGTGGAGGGGGGCCGGCGTCTCGGCGTCGTCAGCCATTTGATTTTCAAGCGGGGCCCTGCATAG
- a CDS encoding hypothetical protein, conserved (encoded by transcript PVX_082990A), with amino-acid sequence MNHHSGENTEPSTERSGNSVGDYIDEGPDKREDQNAEGVTIPGEMDIGELPDDQFPGAQYIPDLHGLGRERQALSCKVHEMKIPGQVSPYHVPEGEESSERETLYDENGLPIRTNSNDQEGDKKLWSWTDDGKLKLLCSQPIIPVSVVQGILRRDKIILIPQVEVTDFVVPKIYNQNIKHDVPKLDIKVECSNVEIPNVKYVEKEIIIPIITGYTHKFIPKWDVHEVPRPVVKYIGEQKIVEVEVPEIKYIDKIVEREVVVDTVEKRVPKIIEIPKYVDEVKYVWKPIEKIVYIQKLVPKFDVNLECPPPLIVPYPVQTVKQIPPVMVRKDVKFPDCDYTDFNSPYGSLPIPREYVDYYTSRQKAQKGIFSNCCESNCKNGEDHHGGETYYDVSPSSAMGVSEESLQNELNICNSSNPFVNTSADSILNKGGPRQALDAACM; translated from the coding sequence ATGAATCACCATTCGGGGGAGAACACCGAACCGAGTACGGAGCGAAGTGGCAACTCGGTGGGGGACTACATCGATGAGGGGCCagacaaaagggaagaccAAAATGCGGAGGGGGTAACCATTCCAGGCGAAATGGACATCGGAGAACTGCCGGACGACCAATTCCCCGGCGCGCAGTATATCCCAGATTTGCACGGGCTGGGAAGAGAGAGACAAGCATTATCCTGCAAGGTGCACGAAATGAAGATTCCAGGGCAGGTATCCCCTTACCACGTGCCAGAAGGTGAGGAGTCCTCCGAGAGGGAAACTTTATATGACGAAAATGGATTGCCTATAAGGACAAATTCGAATGACCAAGAAGGGGACAAAAAATTGTGGTCATGGACAGATGATGGGAAATTAAAGCTTTTATGTTCTCAGCCAATAATCCCAGTGTCTGTTGTGCAAGGCATACTAAGGAGagacaaaattattttaataccTCAAGTGGAAGTGACCGATTTTGTTGTGCCCAAAATTTataatcaaaatataaaGCATGATGTGCCCAAATTGGATATCAAAGTGGAATGCTCCAATGTGGAGATACCAAATGTGAAATACGTGGAGAAGGAAATAATCATTCCAATCATCACCGGGTACACGCATAAGTTCATCCCCAAGTGGGACGTCCACGAGGTCCCCAGGCCGGTTGTTAAATACATAGGGGAGCAGAAAATTGTGGAGGTGGAAGTACCCGAAATTAAGTACATAGACAAAATTGTAGAAAGGGAAGTGGTGGTAGATACAGTCGAAAAAAGAGTCCCCAAAATTATTGAGATTCCAAAATACGTGGATGAAGTTAAGTACGTTTGGAAGCctattgaaaaaattgtatacaTACAGAAGCTGGTCCCTAAATTTGACGTGAACTTGGAATGCCCTCCTCCTTTAATCGTCCCCTACCCGGTACAAACGGTCAAGCAGATTCCACCTGTCATGGTCAGAAAGGATGTGAAATTCCCAGATTGTGATTACACCGATTTTAATTCGCCTTATGGGTCGTTACCTATCCCTAGAGAGTACGTCGATTATTACACTTCCAGGCAGAAGGCCCAGAAGGGGATTTTCTCCAACTGCTGCGAATCCAATTGTAAGAATGGGGAAGATCATCACGGGGGGGAGACCTACTACGATGTGTCCCCCAGTTCTGCCATGGGGGTCTCCGAAGAGTCCCTCCAGAATGAGCTAAATATTTGCAACTCCTCCAACCCGTTTGTCAACACCAGCGCCGATTCGATTTTAAACAAGGGGGGTCCGCGCCAAGCCCTCGACGCGGCATGCATGTGA
- a CDS encoding vacuolar ATP synthase subunit D, putative (encoded by transcript PVX_082995A), producing MGALDESTPVPSRITLQLMKQKKKSAFQGYSLLKKKSDALFIHFRDVLKDIVKTKTKVGEEMRNASFSLAKAVWAAGDFKGQIIEGIKRPVVTLSLSTNNVAGVKLPIFQVHIDPTVDVLGNLGIASGGQVINNTRENYLQCLNMLVKLASMQVAFFSLDEEIKMTNRRVNALNNIVLPRLDGGINYIIKELDEIEREEFYRLKKIKEKKIDKLKDANVEHIPDEDNHESAKRHDNFATSQKDDDVIF from the exons atgggggccCTAGACGAGTCTACACCTGTTCCCTCCAGAat AACCCTGCAGCtgatgaaacaaaaaaaaaaaagcgcattCCAAGGCTACTCcctgttgaaaaaaaaaagtgacgcgCTCTTCATTCACTTTAGAGATGTACTCAAGGACATTGTGAAG ACAAAAACCAAAGTAGGCGAAGAAATGAGGAACGCCTCCTTCTCATTAGCCAAGGCAGTGTGGGCCGCCGGCGATTTTAAGGGACAAATTATCGAAGGAATAAAAAGACCCGTTGTAACCCTTTCCCTATCTACCAATAATGTGGCCGGCGTGAAGCTCCCCATTTTCCAAGTGCACATAGATCCCACCGTTGACGTTTTGGGAAACTTAGGAATTGCTTCAGGAGGACAAGTCATAAATAATACGCgagaaaattatttgcagTGTCTAAATATGCTAGTCAAATTGGCATCCATGCAG gtggcctttttttcgctcgaCGAAGAAATCAAAATGACCAACAGGAGGGTGAACGCCCTAAATAACATCGTGCTGCCCCGGCTGGATGGAGGAATCAATTACATTATAAAAGAACTGGACGAAATAGAAAGGGAGGAATTCTACAgactgaaaaaaataaaagaaaaaaaaattgacaagtTAAAAGACGCAAATGTAGAACACATACCTGATGAGGATAATCACGAAAGTGCAAAAAGGCATGACAATTTTGCCACGTCACAGAAGGATGACGACGTTATATTTTaa
- a CDS encoding 40S ribosomal protein S6, putative (encoded by transcript PVX_083000A): MHKKKKELFYFFPFRRESKRKLIFFFFYIKAVTILSKRIQKMKLNISNPLNNVQKSIEIDDEKKLLPFMEKRIGNVVPGDSIGEEFLGYVFRITGGNDKQGFPMMQGVLTNNRVRLLFKKGMKCYRPRKKGEKRRKSVRGCIVGQDLSALNLTLVKKGTNEIPGLTDKAVGKKLGPKRATKIRKLFNLDKTDDVRKYVIGRAISKNGKNRFIKPKIQRLVTEKRLLRKRTLIAKKEKRRLEKKKVIKEYKKVLNKYRNELLTKTDEDAGKKKKVKKSLSKDSQKKGGKKKDKKNLKGAKAEEGKKDGVKKDVAKKDAGKKDAGKKDAGKKDGAKKEVAKKDAGKKAATGSAAASKVKEEKQSKQESKAVKVDKKAPAKPQKEDAKGGKKKK, encoded by the exons atgcataaaaaaaaaaaagagctattttattttttcccatttagAAGAGAGAGTAAGAGAaagctcatttttttttttttttatattaaagcCGTGACAATTTTATCCAAAAGAATACAAAAG ATGAAGCTGAACATCTCGAACCCCCTGAACAACGTTCAGAAGAGCATCGAAATCGACGACGAAAAGAAGCTGCTGCCCTTCATGGAGAAGCGCATAGGGAACGTCGTCCCCGGGGATTCCATAGGCGAGGAATTCCTAGGATACGTGTTTAGGATAACCGGAGGAAATGACAAGCAGGGATTTCCAATGATGCAGGGAGTGCTAACCAACAACCGTGTGaggttattatttaaaaaaggaatgaaaTGTTATAGgccaagaaaaaagggagaaaaaagacgAAAGTCCGTAAGAGGATGTATAGTAGGCCAAGATTTGTCTGCACTAAACCTAACCCTAGTTAAGAAAGGCACAAATGAAATCCCAGGATTGACCGACAAAGctgtgggaaaaaaactgGGACCAAAAAGAGCCACAAAAATTAGAAAGCTCTTCAATTTGGACAAAACGGATGATGTGAGAAAGTATGTAATAGGAAGAGCCATTtcgaaaaatggaaaaaatagattTATCAAGCCAAAGATACAAAGACTCGTTACGGAAAAGAGACTCCTACGTAAGAGAACACTCATtgcgaagaaggaaaagagaagattagaaaagaaaaaagtaattaaggaatataaaaaggtGCTAAACAAATACAGAAATGAGCTGCTGACCAAGACGGATGAAGATGccggaaaaaagaaaaaagtcaaaaaatCCCTTTCGAAAGATAgccagaaaaaaggaggaaagaaaaaggataaaaaaaatcttaaGGGAGCCAAAGCCGAGGAAGGCAAAAAGGACGGCGTTAAAAAGGATGTAGCCAAAAAGGATGCAGGCAAAAAGGACGCCGGTAAAAAGGATGCCGGTAAAAAGGATGGTGCCAAAAAGGAGGTAGCCAAGAAAGACGCAGGAAAGAAAGCGGCAACCGGATCCGCGGCTGCAAGCAAAGTcaaagaggagaagcagtCCAAGCAGGAGagcaaagcggtgaaggTGGACAAGAAGGCCCCCGCCAAGCCGCAGAAGGAGGACGCCAAGGGTggcaagaagaagaagtga